From a single Thermoanaerobacterales bacterium genomic region:
- the lonB gene encoding ATP-dependent protease LonB, protein MGGEFNLSSILTFVQVFFGVIVGLYFWNLLKSQQGSKVAVERESRKEVERLRQLRAVSLTEPLAERTRPGSFAEIIGQEEGLKALRAALCGPNPQHVILYGPPGVGKTAAARLVLEEAKKSPHSPFRSDAKFIEMDATTARFDERGIADPLIGSVHDPIYQGAGPMGMAGIPQPKIGAVTKAHGGMLFLDEIGELHPIQMNKLLKVLEDRKVFLESAYYNADDPNVPNYIHDIFQNGLPADFRLVGATTRMPHEIPPAIRSRCMEIFFRPLTAEQVAEIATNAARKIDFALADGVLDVIRRYATNGREAVNIIQLAGGIALTEGRDSITVADVEWVIQSGQYSPRPERQIPAAPAVGRVNGLAVYGPNAGMILEIEATALPRANGNGTLTVTGVVDEEEINGPGHVMRRKSLARGAVENVLTALRQAVRFNPNDYDIHVNFPGGIPVDGPSAGVAIATAVYSAALNVPIANDVAMTGEVTIRGAVKPVGGIVAKVEAALKAGVRRVFIPRENYQELFQDLKGIEVLAVESLDEVLTGALLPSGMGMEKVGAAS, encoded by the coding sequence TTGGGCGGAGAGTTTAATCTATCGAGCATTCTCACCTTTGTTCAGGTTTTCTTCGGGGTGATTGTCGGCCTATATTTCTGGAATCTCCTCAAAAGCCAGCAAGGGAGCAAGGTAGCCGTGGAGCGCGAGTCCCGCAAGGAGGTCGAGCGGTTGAGGCAGCTGCGCGCCGTCTCCCTTACCGAGCCCCTGGCGGAGCGGACCAGGCCGGGGAGCTTCGCCGAGATCATCGGCCAGGAGGAAGGGCTGAAGGCCCTGCGCGCCGCCCTCTGCGGGCCCAACCCGCAACACGTCATCCTCTACGGGCCGCCGGGCGTGGGCAAGACGGCGGCCGCGCGCCTGGTTCTGGAAGAGGCGAAGAAGAGCCCTCATTCTCCCTTCAGGTCCGATGCCAAGTTCATCGAAATGGATGCCACCACCGCCCGGTTTGACGAGCGGGGTATCGCCGATCCCCTGATCGGCTCGGTGCACGACCCGATTTACCAGGGCGCCGGGCCCATGGGCATGGCCGGCATCCCCCAGCCCAAGATCGGCGCGGTGACCAAGGCCCACGGCGGCATGCTGTTCCTTGACGAGATCGGTGAACTCCATCCGATACAGATGAACAAGCTCCTGAAGGTCCTGGAAGACCGCAAGGTCTTCCTGGAAAGCGCCTACTACAACGCCGACGACCCGAACGTGCCGAACTACATCCACGATATCTTTCAGAACGGCCTGCCCGCCGATTTCCGCCTGGTCGGGGCGACGACGCGCATGCCGCACGAGATCCCCCCCGCCATCCGGTCCCGTTGCATGGAGATCTTCTTCCGCCCCCTCACCGCGGAACAGGTGGCCGAGATCGCCACGAACGCCGCGCGGAAGATCGATTTCGCCCTGGCCGACGGGGTACTGGATGTTATCAGGCGGTACGCCACCAACGGGCGTGAGGCGGTGAACATCATTCAGCTGGCCGGCGGGATCGCGCTCACCGAGGGCCGGGACAGCATCACCGTGGCCGACGTGGAGTGGGTTATCCAGAGCGGGCAGTACTCTCCCCGGCCGGAGCGGCAGATCCCGGCGGCCCCGGCGGTGGGACGGGTCAACGGCCTGGCCGTTTACGGCCCCAACGCGGGGATGATCCTGGAGATCGAGGCCACGGCCCTGCCCCGGGCGAACGGCAACGGCACGCTGACGGTCACCGGCGTCGTGGACGAGGAAGAGATCAACGGCCCGGGACACGTTATGCGGCGCAAGAGCCTGGCCCGGGGGGCGGTGGAGAACGTCCTGACCGCTCTGCGCCAAGCGGTAAGGTTCAACCCCAACGACTACGATATCCATGTGAACTTCCCGGGCGGCATCCCGGTGGACGGTCCCTCGGCCGGGGTGGCCATCGCCACCGCCGTCTACTCGGCGGCGCTCAACGTCCCGATTGCGAACGACGTCGCCATGACCGGTGAGGTCACCATCCGCGGGGCGGTCAAACCTGTGGGAGGCATCGTGGCCAAGGTGGAAGCGGCCTTGAAGGCGGGTGTGCGGCGCGTTTTCATCCCGCGGGAGAACTACCAGGAACTGTTCCAGGACCTGAAAGGGATCGAGGTCCTGGCAGTCGAAAGTCTCGACGAGGTCCTGACCGGCGCCCTGCTGCCGTCAGGCATGGGAATGGAAAAGGTCGGCGCGGCCTCCTGA